The nucleotide sequence CGGCTCCACTCCAGCGCTTCGAGGTCGATATCGCTGTGGTAGAAGCGGTTGAAGAGCACGGCGGCTGCCGCCCCGGACTCCTCGGCGGCCTTGAGGAAATGGGGCAGCGCCGTAAAGGCCGGGGCCAGTTTCACCGCGAACGGCAGGGTCGTCTCCCGCCGGACCGCCGCGATCGCCTCGAGGTAGTGCGCCTCGATCTGGTCGGGGGCGATCCATGCCCTGTCGGCGGGGTAGTAGAGGTTCAGCTCCAGCGCTGCCGCGCCCGCATCCTCGAGCATCCTGGCGTACCGGGTCCAGCCGCCGCTGCTCACCCCGTTGAGGCTGGCGATCACGGGGATATCCAGTGCGGATTTCAGGGCGCGCAGACGGTTGACGTAGTTCTCGGTCTCGTAATTCTCGAACTGCCCCTCCGGGAAGAAGTCAAGTGCCTCGGAGAAGGCATTCTTGCCGTGAAAGAGCATATGGTCGATCTCGTGCAGCTCCGCATTGATCTGCTCCTCGAAAAGCGAATGCATGACGACCGCGGAGACGCCCTGCTCTTCCAGGGCACGGCAGCGGTCGGTATGCAGGCTCATCGGCGAGGCCGAGACGATGAGAGGGTTTTTCAGTTCCAGGCCGAGATAGTTGACACTCATTTGCATGTCTCCTCCTTGCTGAGATTGAGATTGCCGCTGGCGGCCAGGTCGCTGTAGCGGACCCAGTCGTGCTGCGCCTTCCGGGAGGCTGCGCCCAGGAAGGCATCCGCCCGTTCGGCATTCATCTTGAGGACCATCTTGAAACGCGCCTCGTTGTACATGTACTCCTTGACCGGGAGCTTCGGTGCTTTGTAGTCGAGGCTGAAGGGGTTCTCTTCCGTGCCGACCTTCTCCGGGTTGTAGCGCATCAGCGGCCAAAGGCCGCATTCGACCGCCCGCTTCTGCTGGGCCATGCCGTAGCGCAGGTCGTAGCCGTGCGCAATACAGTGGCTGTAGGCGATGATGATGGAGACCCCTTCGTACGCTTCGGCTTCCACGAAGGCCTTGAGCGTCTGCGCGTCGTTGGCCCCCATCGCGATCCGGGCGACGTAGACGTTGCCGTAGCTTAGCGCATGCATCGCCAGGTCTTTCGCATCGGCGGGTTTGCCCCCCGCGGAGAACTTCGCCACCGCCCCGACCGGCGTCGCCTTGGAGGTCTGGCCGCCGGTGTTGGAGTAGACCTGGGTATCCATCACGAGGATATTGATGTTACGCCCCGAGGCCAGTACGTGGTCGAGCCCGCCGTAGCCGATGTCGTAGGCCCAGCCGTCGCCCCCCATCGCCCAGACGGATTTGCGCACCAGGTAGGAGGTGACGCCCGCGAGCAGCCGCGCCTCCTCCCGGTCGATTCCGGGCAGTTTCGCTTCCAGTGCGGCGACATCCGCACGTTGGCGGGCGATCTCCGCATCCGTTTTCTGCGGGTTGCCCAGCAGCGCGTCGGTCAGATCACCGCCGACTTCACCGCGCAGGGTTTCGAGCAGCTCCCGGGCGAATACCGACTGCTTGTCGATGCTTGCGCGCATGCCCAGGCCGAACTCGGCGTTGTCCTCGAAGAGGGAGTTCGACCAGGCCGTACCGCGCCCCTCGCTGTTCTTCGCCCACGGGGTCGTAGGCAGGTTCCCCCCGTAGATGGAGGAGCAGCCCGTCGCATTGGCGATGATCATCCGGTCGCCGAAGAGCTGGGATGCGAGCTTCACATAAGGGGTCTCGCCGCAGCCCGGGCACGCACCCGAGAACTCGAAGAGCGGCTGCAGCAGCTGCGCCTCTTTGACCTTCGTACGGTCGAGACGGCTGCGGTCGACCTCGGGCAGGGAGAGGAAGTAGTCCCACTGCGCCACGGCCGCATCGTGGATCGGCTCGATCGGCGCCATGTTGATCGCTTTTTTGGAGAGGTCGGATTTATTCTTGGCCGGGCACATCTCGACGCAGAGCGAACACCCCGTACAGTCCTCGACGGAGACCTTGATCGTAAAGCGTTCGCTGTCCTCAAATGTCTTCGACTTCACGTTCACGGCGCTGAAACCTTCGGGGGCATCGGAGAGCAGCGCTTCGTCAAACACCTTGGCGCGGATGACGGCGTGCGGGCAGACCTCCATACATTTGCCGCACTGGATACAGACGTCCGGGTCCCAGACCGGGGCATCGAGTGCGATCTCGCGCTTCTCATACTTCGTCGTCCCCAGCGGCCAGGTCCCGTCGGCCGGGATGGCACTGACGGGCACGCTGTCGCCTTCGAAGGCCTCCAGCTTGGCCGTGACGTTCTCAAGGAACGGATCGGCGACGTCGAGCTTGTAGACCGGCAGCAGGTCCGCCCCGGAACCGACCGCGTCGGGCACGCTGATCTCGTGCAGGTTCTCGATCGCCTTGTCGACCCCGCAGAAGTTCATCCGTACGATCATCTCGCCCTTCTTGCCGTAGGTCTTTTCGATGCTCTCTTTGATCTTCGCGATCGCCTGTTCCGGCGGGATGACGCCGGCGATATGGAAAAAGCAGGTCTGCATGATGGTATTGATCCGCCGCCCCAGGCCGCACTCCTTGGCCACCTCGTAGGCGTTGACCGTGTAAAGCTTCAGCCCCTTCTCGATGATACGCTGCTGGGCGATCC is from Sulfurimonas sp. HSL-1656 and encodes:
- a CDS encoding dihydroorotate dehydrogenase-like protein, with the translated sequence MQMSVNYLGLELKNPLIVSASPMSLHTDRCRALEEQGVSAVVMHSLFEEQINAELHEIDHMLFHGKNAFSEALDFFPEGQFENYETENYVNRLRALKSALDIPVIASLNGVSSGGWTRYARMLEDAGAAALELNLYYPADRAWIAPDQIEAHYLEAIAAVRRETTLPFAVKLAPAFTALPHFLKAAEESGAAAAVLFNRFYHSDIDLEALEWSRKLYKSSPADFAAALRAVAICYGQSGLQFCAGGGVTEGTDIVKAVMAGASTVAAATVFYERGETHAAVMLEAAEHWMTEHEYESFDQMRGAISYAKAPNPSALERANYVDLLRHGDELWF
- the nifJ gene encoding pyruvate:ferredoxin (flavodoxin) oxidoreductase, giving the protein MPRIVMDANEAVARVAFKTNEVIAIYPITPSSPMGEHSDEYAAKGDANIFGTVPDVMEMQSEGGASGAVHGALQAGSLTTTFTASQGLLLMIPNMHKIAGELTPTVFHVAARSLAAQALSIFGDHSDVMQCRPTGFAMLASCDAQEAHDFALIAQAASLRSRIPVLHFFDGFRTSHELVGVETLDDAVMKAMVTPEMVAAHKARALDPEKPVLRGTSQNPDVYFQGRESVNAYYDAFAGILQEQMDRFAALTGRQYGLYEYYGCANPKKLIVIMASAAKTVREAVNALNGLGYETGVLVVRLYRPFDAARLLSAIPRSVESIAVMDRTKEPGSNGEPLFQDVMHAYAEAFSMGECKQMPRIIGGRYGLSSKEFTPAMVKAVFDELKKTEPKRRFTVGITDDVTHLSLDIPAFETDGSGVEQALFYGLGSDGTVGANKNSIKIIGEEGRHVQGYFVYDSKKSGSMTTSHLRFSAEPILSTYLIDTADFVGVHQFVFILKYDILKQAKPGAKVLINAPYDADEVWMRLPRIAQQRIIEKGLKLYTVNAYEVAKECGLGRRINTIMQTCFFHIAGVIPPEQAIAKIKESIEKTYGKKGEMIVRMNFCGVDKAIENLHEISVPDAVGSGADLLPVYKLDVADPFLENVTAKLEAFEGDSVPVSAIPADGTWPLGTTKYEKREIALDAPVWDPDVCIQCGKCMEVCPHAVIRAKVFDEALLSDAPEGFSAVNVKSKTFEDSERFTIKVSVEDCTGCSLCVEMCPAKNKSDLSKKAINMAPIEPIHDAAVAQWDYFLSLPEVDRSRLDRTKVKEAQLLQPLFEFSGACPGCGETPYVKLASQLFGDRMIIANATGCSSIYGGNLPTTPWAKNSEGRGTAWSNSLFEDNAEFGLGMRASIDKQSVFARELLETLRGEVGGDLTDALLGNPQKTDAEIARQRADVAALEAKLPGIDREEARLLAGVTSYLVRKSVWAMGGDGWAYDIGYGGLDHVLASGRNINILVMDTQVYSNTGGQTSKATPVGAVAKFSAGGKPADAKDLAMHALSYGNVYVARIAMGANDAQTLKAFVEAEAYEGVSIIIAYSHCIAHGYDLRYGMAQQKRAVECGLWPLMRYNPEKVGTEENPFSLDYKAPKLPVKEYMYNEARFKMVLKMNAERADAFLGAASRKAQHDWVRYSDLAASGNLNLSKEETCK